TATTGCAGAAGTAAGAAGCTTATATAAATAGTTTGATGATGAGTTTGGAGATGTTTTTAAAATTGCCAATGCTATTTCTGCTTTTTTACCTCTAACTAAATTAGCAACAGGTCGCATTTTGCGAGGTGTTATTGGACAACCCGTCAACTTTGCAAAATATTGTTCCTTTTTAGCTTCTTTGCGCTTTTCAGCGCTTATCCTTTTTCTTGCTCCCATGACAATGACCTTTTTAATTTTTAATTTTTATTTTTTTTGCCCTGCATGACCACGGAAAATACGAGTTGGAGAAAACTCTCCTAATTTATGACCAACCATATTTTCAGTAATATACACAGGGATAAATTTATTTCCATTATGAACACCTATAGTAGCTCCTACAAAGTCTGGAGTAATAACAGATGCTCTTGACCATGTATTTATAGTAACTTTTTTGTTTGACTTTAATGCATCTATAACTCTTTTTTCAAGTTTATAATGCACAAAAGGACCTTTTTTTAATGATCGACTCATAATATACTAATTATTTTTTACGACTTTCAATTATTAATTTATCAGAAGCTTTTTTTCTTCTAGTCTTATATCCTTTTGCCGGAATACCTTTACGTGAACGTGGAATACCTCCTGAAGCACGACCTTCACCACCACCCATTGGGTGATCAACCGGGTTCATTGCAACACCTCTAGTTCTAGGTTTACGACCAAACCAACGGCTACGTCCTGCTTTTCCACTAACTTCCAAATTATGTTCAGCATTAGATACAGCACCTATCGTTGCTTTACATGATTGCAAAATAAGACGAGATTCTCCACTAGGCATTTTAATTACAGCATACTTACCATCTCTTGAAAGTAATTGCGCATGCGATCCAGCACTACGAACTAATTTTCCACCTTGTCCAGGATTAAGTTCAATATTATGAATTAATGTTCCAAAAGGAATCTCGCTCAAATAAAGAGTATTTCCTATTTCAGGAGCAACACCTTTACCTGAAGTAATTTCTTGACCTACTTTAAGCCCTTGAGGAGCTAAAATATATCGTTTTTCACCATCTTTATAACATACTAAAGCAATACGAGCACTCCTATTTGGATCATATTCAATAGTTTTCACAAAAGCAGAAATACCTTCTTTTTCTCTTTTAAAATCAATGATGCGATACTTTCTTTTATGTCCACCACCGATATAGCGCATCGTCATTTTTCCTGAATGATTACGACCACCAGTTTTTTTATTGGGAACTAGTAGGCTTTTTTCCGGAGCCGATGCCGTTAATTCTTTAAACGAACTTATCAACTTAAATCGTTGACCAGGTGTCGTTGGTTTATATTTTTTAAGTCCCATCAGTTTTTTATTTTTTAAACATTAGTATAAAAATCTATTTTCTCACCTTCTTTTAATGTAACAATAGCTTTTTTGAAAGCATTTGTA
This is a stretch of genomic DNA from Bacteroidales bacterium. It encodes these proteins:
- the rplV gene encoding 50S ribosomal protein L22 produces the protein MGARKRISAEKRKEAKKEQYFAKLTGCPITPRKMRPVANLVRGKKAEIALAILKTSPNSSSNYLYKLLTSAINNWQQKTENKIRIEDAGLYVKSINVDGGRMLKRIQPAAQGRAHRIKKRSNHVTIELGSKLEEIEKMNVQTQE
- the rpsS gene encoding 30S ribosomal protein S19, which codes for MSRSLKKGPFVHYKLEKRVIDALKSNKKVTINTWSRASVITPDFVGATIGVHNGNKFIPVYITENMVGHKLGEFSPTRIFRGHAGQKK
- the rplB gene encoding 50S ribosomal protein L2, encoding MGLKKYKPTTPGQRFKLISSFKELTASAPEKSLLVPNKKTGGRNHSGKMTMRYIGGGHKRKYRIIDFKREKEGISAFVKTIEYDPNRSARIALVCYKDGEKRYILAPQGLKVGQEITSGKGVAPEIGNTLYLSEIPFGTLIHNIELNPGQGGKLVRSAGSHAQLLSRDGKYAVIKMPSGESRLILQSCKATIGAVSNAEHNLEVSGKAGRSRWFGRKPRTRGVAMNPVDHPMGGGEGRASGGIPRSRKGIPAKGYKTRRKKASDKLIIESRKK